In a single window of the Polyangiaceae bacterium genome:
- a CDS encoding xanthine dehydrogenase family protein molybdopterin-binding subunit, with amino-acid sequence MASEHRNTMEQGVSRRFFLGLVMSAGAGFAIGCESTAPTLPPKVATNEKPQEAKVEAPKAPFVPDAWIRVAPDSTVTVVIDKAEMGQGVETALAMLAAEELHVALSSVKTEWAPADPAYKNKLFGMQATGGSTTIRGDMVPMRKAGAAARMMLVAAAAEKLGVSADELSTETGHVLHAKTNQRIPYGDLVELAAKQKVPQDPPLAARNQHELIGTRPQRIDARAKGAGKAQFGIDVKVPDMKTAVVVRSPVPGGKVAKFDAEKALAVRNVRKVFQISSGIAVVADNFWAAKKGAEALTVTWDPGAGAAVSTDKLLEDAKNLVKKPGLVAQQKGDFDAAWKKAKKKLEVTYEQPFQAHAPMEPLNAAAHVRADGCDIWAGHQAAGIVQMVAAKVTGLEPKAIKVHTTYLGGGFGRRFEMDFVLEAIEASKQFGGPVKVVWTREDDIRHDYYRPATYSAVKAALGADGMPLAVRYQVVGASVMARVFPQNFKDGIDKSSVEGLGEEYALPNLKIEYHRQEGVPVGFWRSVGHSTNAFVQESLLDELATMAKMDPVEYRRKLLADSPRMKRVLEVVANKSGWGTALEKGRGRGVAVHHSFGSYIAQVAEVTVAGGKVKVDRVICAVDCGEFVHPGIVEAQMESGIIFGLTAVLKSSIRIEEGKVKQANFHNFKLIGMDEAPAIEVYVVPSGEAPGGTGEPGTPPIAPAVANAVFAATGKRIRRLPITADDLK; translated from the coding sequence ATGGCCTCCGAGCATCGAAACACGATGGAACAAGGTGTCAGCCGGCGTTTCTTCTTGGGGCTCGTCATGAGTGCGGGCGCGGGATTTGCCATTGGTTGCGAATCTACGGCGCCCACGCTCCCGCCCAAGGTCGCGACGAATGAAAAGCCGCAGGAGGCGAAGGTCGAGGCGCCCAAGGCTCCGTTTGTCCCGGATGCATGGATTCGCGTCGCGCCCGATAGCACCGTCACGGTCGTCATTGACAAGGCCGAAATGGGGCAGGGCGTGGAAACGGCCCTCGCGATGCTTGCCGCGGAAGAATTGCACGTCGCGCTCTCCAGCGTGAAGACGGAATGGGCACCGGCCGATCCTGCGTACAAAAACAAGCTTTTCGGGATGCAGGCGACGGGCGGCAGCACCACCATTCGTGGCGATATGGTGCCCATGCGCAAAGCGGGCGCTGCCGCACGCATGATGCTCGTCGCCGCGGCCGCGGAAAAACTCGGGGTTTCGGCGGACGAACTATCGACCGAAACCGGGCATGTGCTCCATGCGAAGACGAACCAGCGAATTCCTTATGGAGATCTCGTCGAGCTTGCGGCAAAACAAAAGGTTCCGCAAGATCCGCCGCTTGCAGCGCGTAATCAGCACGAATTGATCGGCACGCGCCCTCAGCGCATCGATGCGCGCGCCAAAGGTGCCGGGAAAGCTCAATTCGGGATCGACGTGAAGGTGCCGGACATGAAAACGGCCGTCGTCGTGCGGTCGCCGGTGCCTGGGGGCAAAGTAGCGAAATTCGACGCTGAAAAGGCGCTTGCCGTACGCAACGTGCGCAAGGTTTTTCAGATTTCGTCGGGCATTGCCGTCGTCGCCGATAACTTCTGGGCTGCGAAAAAAGGCGCCGAAGCGCTCACCGTGACGTGGGATCCGGGAGCTGGAGCGGCGGTTTCGACGGACAAACTGCTCGAAGACGCCAAGAACCTCGTGAAGAAACCGGGCCTCGTCGCTCAGCAAAAGGGCGATTTCGATGCTGCGTGGAAAAAGGCCAAAAAGAAGCTCGAAGTCACGTACGAACAGCCGTTTCAAGCGCACGCGCCGATGGAGCCTCTCAATGCAGCCGCGCACGTACGTGCCGATGGATGCGACATTTGGGCGGGGCATCAGGCTGCGGGAATCGTGCAAATGGTGGCTGCCAAGGTCACGGGCCTCGAACCGAAGGCCATCAAGGTGCACACGACGTATTTGGGTGGTGGTTTTGGCCGGCGTTTCGAGATGGACTTCGTCCTGGAGGCGATCGAGGCATCCAAACAGTTTGGTGGACCCGTCAAAGTCGTCTGGACGCGCGAGGACGACATTCGGCACGATTATTATCGGCCCGCGACGTACAGCGCGGTGAAAGCTGCTCTGGGCGCCGATGGAATGCCGCTCGCCGTTCGATACCAGGTCGTCGGGGCTTCCGTCATGGCTCGGGTTTTCCCGCAAAACTTCAAGGATGGCATTGACAAATCATCGGTCGAGGGACTTGGTGAAGAGTATGCACTGCCCAACTTGAAAATCGAATACCATCGACAGGAAGGAGTTCCCGTTGGTTTCTGGCGCTCCGTGGGGCATTCGACGAATGCGTTTGTCCAGGAAAGCCTGCTCGACGAATTGGCAACGATGGCCAAGATGGACCCGGTCGAGTATCGCCGAAAGTTATTGGCGGATTCTCCGCGAATGAAGCGCGTGCTCGAAGTCGTCGCGAACAAATCTGGTTGGGGCACGGCGCTCGAAAAGGGTCGTGGTCGTGGCGTTGCCGTGCATCACAGTTTTGGTAGCTACATCGCGCAAGTTGCCGAGGTCACCGTCGCTGGTGGCAAGGTCAAGGTCGACCGAGTCATTTGCGCGGTCGATTGCGGTGAATTCGTGCATCCCGGCATTGTGGAAGCGCAGATGGAGAGCGGGATCATTTTTGGTCTGACCGCGGTGCTCAAGTCCTCCATTCGCATTGAAGAGGGCAAGGTCAAGCAGGCGAATTTCCACAACTTCAAGCTGATTGGAATGGACGAGGCACCAGCGATCGAGGTGTACGTCGTTCCGAGCGGCGAAGCGCCGGGAGGAACGGGCGAGCCTGGGACGCCGCCGATTGCGCCGGCGGTCGCGAATGCCGTCTTTGCCGCGACGGGCAAACGTATTCGGCGCCTGCCGATCACGGCGGATGATTTGAAGTAG
- a CDS encoding (2Fe-2S)-binding protein, translated as MERQRTVEQKDIVLDVNGEKRTYRDDPDMPLLWVLRDVLDLPGTKYGCGIGSCGACTVHIDGAAARSCQVSAAEAAGKKITTIEGLSKDGDHPVQQAWMEEGVSQCGYCQPGQIMAAAALLTQIKKPTDADIDKAMSGNLCRCGTYPRIRRAIHAAAQKGG; from the coding sequence ATGGAAAGGCAGAGGACGGTGGAGCAGAAAGACATCGTTTTGGATGTAAACGGAGAAAAGCGCACCTATCGCGACGATCCCGACATGCCGTTGTTATGGGTTTTGCGCGATGTCCTGGACCTTCCGGGGACCAAATACGGCTGTGGGATTGGTTCGTGTGGCGCATGCACGGTGCACATCGACGGCGCAGCAGCGCGTAGTTGTCAAGTTTCGGCGGCCGAAGCAGCGGGCAAGAAAATCACGACGATTGAAGGGCTGTCGAAGGACGGCGATCATCCCGTGCAGCAGGCGTGGATGGAGGAAGGCGTGTCGCAATGCGGATATTGCCAACCTGGGCAAATCATGGCTGCGGCGGCACTTCTAACGCAAATCAAGAAACCGACCGATGCCGATATCGACAAGGCCATGAGTGGTAATCTATGTCGTTGTGGCACGTACCCTCGCATTCGTCGGGCCATTCACGCGGCCGCGCAGAAAGGTGGATGA
- a CDS encoding phosphotransferase, giving the protein MRDTLASIPDSVLAHYRDLAGQPVTVQSGGLINRTYRVDGRKGPVIVQRLHPVFGGSVNEDIDAVTAHIESKGLTTPRPVRTDAGRLWVDDGVGIWRALTFVEGQAFDRIASPEMAREAGKLVATFHLAVADLDYEYRHVRTGVHDARRHFDVLRGALVEHPGHRLFDDVSRLSDRIWQIAEGLPDLSSLPKRHAHGDLKISNLLFRDGIGHCLVDLDTLGRIIWPFEMGDALRSWTNPAGEDQALSAVNVDTFVAALSGYGDIAAGGELVSVEEMEALVSGLATICVILSARFLADALHERYFGFDAQRFPARGEHNLLRGQGQLSLFESVERHRAELELAVRRAFRRA; this is encoded by the coding sequence ATGCGCGACACCCTTGCCTCCATTCCCGATTCCGTTCTCGCCCACTATCGCGATCTCGCGGGCCAGCCCGTGACGGTTCAAAGCGGAGGCCTCATCAATCGCACGTACCGAGTCGATGGGCGAAAAGGTCCTGTCATCGTGCAGCGATTGCATCCGGTGTTTGGCGGATCGGTCAACGAAGACATCGATGCCGTTACCGCGCACATTGAATCCAAGGGTTTGACCACGCCTCGGCCGGTGCGAACGGACGCGGGACGGTTATGGGTCGACGATGGGGTCGGCATTTGGCGCGCACTTACATTTGTCGAGGGACAGGCGTTCGATCGCATTGCATCGCCCGAGATGGCGCGCGAAGCTGGCAAGCTCGTGGCCACATTTCACTTGGCCGTCGCGGACCTCGATTACGAATATCGGCACGTGCGCACGGGCGTCCATGATGCTCGGCGCCATTTTGATGTTTTGCGCGGTGCATTGGTCGAGCACCCTGGACATCGATTGTTCGACGACGTATCGAGGCTCTCCGATCGAATATGGCAAATTGCTGAAGGATTACCGGATTTGTCGAGTTTGCCCAAGCGTCATGCGCATGGTGATCTGAAAATATCGAATTTGTTATTTCGCGACGGAATTGGCCATTGTTTGGTCGATCTCGATACCCTGGGCCGTATAATTTGGCCATTCGAAATGGGCGACGCGCTTCGGTCGTGGACGAACCCGGCTGGCGAGGATCAGGCACTGTCTGCGGTCAATGTCGATACGTTCGTCGCGGCATTGTCTGGATATGGTGACATCGCGGCGGGTGGCGAGCTTGTTTCGGTGGAGGAAATGGAAGCGCTCGTCTCGGGCCTCGCGACGATTTGTGTGATTCTTTCGGCGCGATTTTTGGCCGACGCGCTTCACGAGCGGTACTTTGGCTTCGACGCGCAGCGTTTTCCCGCCCGTGGCGAACACAACCTTCTTCGAGGTCAGGGGCAGTTGTCGTTGTTCGAGAGCGTCGAGCGGCATCGCGCCGAGCTCGAGCTGGCCGTGCGGCGCGCGTTTCGACGGGCGTAA
- the greB gene encoding transcription elongation factor GreB: MANPNYITPDGAKRLSEELGRLRSVERPRVVQEVADAAAQGDRSENAEYIYGKKKLREIDRRMRYLTKRLESAVVVDPKAQKSDKVYFGATVEVLDEEERRAVYRIVGEDETDSKSGAISWRSPVGHGLLGKRVGDVVVVQRPAGALELEIVKISYI, translated from the coding sequence ATGGCAAACCCCAACTACATCACCCCTGATGGCGCAAAACGTCTCTCCGAAGAGCTCGGGCGGCTCAGGTCCGTCGAGCGTCCGCGCGTCGTACAGGAAGTGGCCGATGCCGCCGCCCAGGGCGACCGCAGTGAAAATGCGGAATACATTTACGGCAAGAAAAAGCTGCGGGAAATCGATCGGCGCATGCGCTACCTGACCAAACGGCTCGAAAGCGCCGTCGTGGTCGATCCGAAAGCGCAAAAAAGCGATAAGGTGTATTTCGGCGCCACGGTCGAGGTGCTCGACGAAGAAGAACGCCGGGCGGTGTATCGCATCGTTGGCGAGGACGAAACGGATAGCAAATCCGGTGCAATCAGTTGGCGCTCGCCCGTCGGACATGGTTTGCTTGGGAAACGCGTGGGCGACGTCGTCGTCGTGCAAAGGCCGGCGGGTGCACTGGAACTGGAAATCGTAAAAATATCCTATATTTAG
- a CDS encoding type IV pilus twitching motility protein PilT: protein MARIDRFFDELLERKASDLHLGIGYPPLLRIRGELVPLRDTPMDAEEMENLLFEITTPEEHGKITSELDLDFAYQYGDKARFRANYLYKHAGLGAVFRIIPTKILTLDDLGCPPVIRKLSDKRNGLILVTGPTGSGKSTTLAAMIDHINSTREAHVLTIEDPVEFVHPSKKSQVTHREVGQHAPSFAAAIRNAGRENADVILIGELRTNETMKLALQLASFGILVFGTVHTNSAAATIDRIINAFPADEQPQVRGMLAESLVAIVAQQLLKTADGKGRVAAHEILIGNSALASMIREGKTYQIPNIMQVGQSQGMQTMDMSLERLVDKGTITPDVAIEKAIDKETFQKVMAGKKGGKPPEQH, encoded by the coding sequence ATGGCACGCATCGACCGTTTTTTCGACGAGCTTTTGGAACGCAAAGCCAGCGATTTGCACCTCGGCATTGGTTATCCTCCGCTCTTGCGCATTCGTGGCGAGCTCGTGCCGTTGCGCGACACGCCCATGGATGCCGAGGAAATGGAGAACCTTCTTTTCGAGATCACGACGCCCGAAGAGCACGGCAAGATCACGAGCGAGCTCGACCTCGATTTCGCGTATCAATATGGGGACAAGGCGCGTTTTCGTGCGAATTACTTGTACAAGCACGCGGGTCTTGGAGCCGTATTCCGCATCATCCCCACGAAAATACTCACGCTCGACGATCTTGGCTGTCCGCCTGTCATTCGCAAGCTCTCCGACAAGCGCAATGGTTTGATCCTCGTCACCGGACCCACGGGCAGCGGTAAATCGACGACGCTCGCCGCGATGATTGATCACATCAATTCGACGCGCGAGGCACACGTTCTCACCATCGAAGACCCCGTCGAATTCGTCCATCCGTCGAAAAAGTCGCAAGTCACGCATCGCGAGGTTGGGCAACATGCGCCTTCGTTTGCCGCGGCCATTCGTAATGCAGGACGTGAAAATGCCGACGTCATTCTCATCGGCGAGCTTCGGACCAACGAAACCATGAAGCTTGCATTGCAGCTCGCGAGCTTCGGTATTTTGGTTTTCGGCACCGTCCACACGAACAGCGCGGCGGCGACGATCGATCGCATCATCAATGCGTTTCCCGCGGACGAACAGCCGCAGGTGCGAGGCATGCTCGCCGAAAGTCTCGTGGCCATCGTGGCGCAGCAATTGCTGAAGACGGCGGATGGCAAGGGACGCGTCGCGGCCCACGAAATCCTCATCGGCAACAGCGCCCTCGCGTCGATGATTCGCGAAGGTAAAACCTATCAAATTCCGAACATCATGCAGGTCGGCCAATCGCAAGGCATGCAGACGATGGACATGTCGCTCGAGCGGCTCGTGGACAAGGGCACCATCACGCCCGACGTGGCCATCGAAAAGGCCATCGACAAGGAAACGTTTCAGAAGGTCATGGCTGGCAAAAAAGGTGGAAAACCGCCGGAACAGCACTAA
- a CDS encoding PilT/PilU family type 4a pilus ATPase — MNPEAERKSGLADASLAPAGSLPLTSPAQNVAVAHVGVASPLKDVPLAMNPSGSFEIDLSADDMLGPSSAQPVSSGPALFGPASSPVPSAPGSAPSTRSAAPSAVDLGAPTFELDFEARMAPPTTQAPPAGAPLPSAPADPFIVDLATDHRPAAAAASAPPPRRAPVRIEFRIDDSIDDVLLAARGEGASDLHLVAGRPALFRLAGRLVPRGEPIAPELLERILMPRIPPRLLPHFERDGSCDFALQAPNIGRARVNVTRQRTGLKGSFRIIPNDIPTLAGLGLPEAIGNATHHHQGLIVITGPTGHGKTTTMAAIVDIINSNTTHHVITVEDPIEFIHPRKKAMMSQREVGTNTKSFAAALKGSLREDPDVIVVGELRDTETVRMALSASETGHLVLGTMNTPSAAKTIDRLIDLFPPGDQAQVRVTLAGGLRLIVSQRLLPRKDGPGMVAAAEILPGSVPLWNLIRDNKTYQIPSLQQRGKGFGIIRLDDSLAELVNTFKVSAEDAILVADNAEELEATLSGKRVAATPPIVADAVKPPQLAASAPDPAASAAAAAKGLLGRAGALFGKKGGS, encoded by the coding sequence ATGAACCCCGAAGCGGAGCGGAAATCCGGGCTCGCGGATGCATCGCTTGCGCCTGCTGGAAGCCTGCCGCTCACATCGCCTGCGCAAAACGTTGCCGTGGCGCATGTGGGCGTCGCGTCGCCCCTCAAGGACGTTCCCCTTGCGATGAATCCATCGGGATCGTTCGAGATCGATTTGTCTGCGGATGACATGCTTGGACCATCGAGCGCTCAGCCTGTTTCATCGGGGCCCGCGCTCTTTGGACCAGCGTCGTCTCCCGTTCCTTCCGCGCCGGGCTCTGCGCCGTCCACGCGATCGGCTGCACCGTCTGCCGTGGACCTTGGTGCTCCAACGTTCGAGCTCGACTTCGAAGCGCGAATGGCACCGCCGACGACGCAGGCTCCGCCGGCTGGTGCTCCGCTGCCAAGCGCGCCCGCCGACCCGTTCATCGTGGATCTTGCGACGGACCATCGGCCCGCGGCGGCAGCGGCTTCAGCTCCGCCGCCACGTCGAGCCCCGGTACGCATCGAATTTCGCATCGACGATTCGATTGACGACGTGCTCCTTGCGGCGCGCGGCGAAGGGGCGAGCGATTTGCATCTCGTTGCAGGGCGTCCGGCGCTATTTCGTCTCGCGGGTCGTTTGGTGCCTCGAGGTGAACCCATTGCGCCGGAGCTGCTCGAACGTATTCTCATGCCGCGCATTCCGCCGCGCCTGCTTCCGCATTTCGAGCGGGATGGGTCGTGCGACTTTGCGCTTCAGGCGCCGAACATTGGTCGAGCGCGTGTGAACGTGACGCGCCAGCGCACGGGCCTCAAGGGTTCATTTCGCATCATACCGAACGACATTCCGACGCTAGCAGGGCTCGGTTTGCCCGAGGCGATTGGCAATGCCACCCATCATCACCAGGGGCTCATCGTCATCACGGGACCCACGGGGCATGGGAAAACGACCACCATGGCCGCGATCGTCGATATCATCAATTCCAATACGACACACCACGTCATTACGGTCGAAGATCCCATCGAGTTCATTCACCCTCGCAAAAAAGCGATGATGAGTCAACGCGAAGTGGGAACCAATACAAAATCATTCGCGGCGGCATTGAAGGGTTCGCTTCGTGAGGATCCTGATGTCATCGTCGTAGGCGAATTGCGCGACACGGAGACGGTGAGAATGGCGCTTTCGGCCAGTGAAACGGGGCATCTCGTGCTGGGCACGATGAATACGCCGAGCGCTGCGAAGACGATCGATCGATTGATTGATTTGTTTCCGCCGGGGGATCAGGCGCAAGTTCGCGTGACGCTTGCGGGTGGATTGCGGCTCATCGTGTCGCAGCGTTTATTGCCGCGCAAGGATGGTCCGGGCATGGTGGCGGCGGCTGAAATTTTACCGGGATCGGTGCCGCTTTGGAATTTGATTCGAGACAACAAGACGTATCAAATTCCCAGCTTGCAGCAGCGCGGCAAAGGGTTTGGCATCATCCGATTGGATGATTCACTCGCGGAATTGGTCAATACGTTCAAAGTATCGGCTGAAGATGCGATTCTCGTGGCCGACAACGCGGAGGAGCTCGAAGCGACGCTTTCTGGAAAGCGCGTGGCGGCGACGCCGCCCATCGTCGCGGACGCGGTAAAACCCCCGCAGTTGGCAGCTTCCGCGCCCGATCCTGCAGCGAGCGCCGCGGCGGCTGCGAAGGGGCTTCTTGGTCGAGCGGGGGCACTTTTTGGTAAGAAAGGCGGCTCGTGA
- the ung gene encoding uracil-DNA glycosylase: MNVDIPRAWHPRVADEIKKPYFRKLEAFVDEERRKHAVFPPEAEMWTAFALTPFDAVRVVWLGQDPYPTAGQAHGLSFSVKHGQKTPASLVNMFKEAATDVPGFSRPPHGCLECWAKQGVLLLNTILTVREGEAGSHRGKGWETFTDAVISTLSGRDKPMVFVLLGLIAQKKEVLIDTRKHPIIKAVHPSPLSANQGFFGCKPFSSVNAALQKIGEPEVDWRIA, translated from the coding sequence ATGAACGTCGACATTCCTCGAGCCTGGCACCCACGCGTCGCAGACGAGATCAAGAAGCCGTACTTTCGGAAGCTCGAAGCGTTCGTCGACGAAGAGCGGCGCAAGCATGCGGTGTTTCCACCCGAAGCGGAGATGTGGACGGCATTCGCGCTCACGCCGTTCGACGCTGTTCGTGTGGTGTGGCTCGGGCAAGATCCGTATCCGACGGCGGGTCAAGCGCACGGGCTGAGTTTTTCCGTGAAGCACGGGCAAAAGACGCCGGCATCGCTGGTCAACATGTTCAAGGAAGCCGCGACGGACGTGCCGGGTTTTTCTCGGCCGCCCCATGGATGTCTGGAATGCTGGGCAAAACAAGGCGTGTTGTTGCTCAATACGATCCTGACGGTGCGTGAAGGTGAAGCAGGCTCGCATCGCGGCAAAGGTTGGGAGACGTTCACGGATGCGGTGATCTCGACGCTATCGGGCCGAGACAAACCGATGGTGTTCGTGCTGCTCGGGCTCATCGCGCAAAAAAAGGAAGTGCTCATCGACACGCGCAAGCATCCGATCATCAAGGCGGTGCATCCTTCGCCGCTTTCGGCAAATCAAGGATTTTTTGGGTGCAAGCCGTTTTCCTCGGTCAATGCGGCGCTGCAGAAGATCGGCGAGCCCGAAGTGGACTGGCGAATCGCGTGA